A portion of the Mesobacillus boroniphilus genome contains these proteins:
- the ggt gene encoding gamma-glutamyltransferase, which produces MSLHTYPYPSQRMATVARNGMVATSQPLAAQAGLDILKKGGNAIDAAIATAACLTVVEPTSNGIGGDAFALVWVKDKLYGLNASGPAPQSISIEKVKELGHEKMPSHGWIPVTVPGAPSAWAELSKKFGRLPLTEVLQPAIDYARNGYPLTPILAKYWKGAFKVYKNRFQGEEYEEWFRVFAPDGKVPEVGEMWKSEDHANTLQEIAETNGESFYRGTLAERIAEASEKAGGFLMKSDLENYHPEWVEPISVSYRGHEVWEIPPNGQGIVALMALNILKGYEFSHRDDGNGVHLQLEAMKQAFTDGKEYVSDPVTMQAKVADLLSEKYGEDARAKINEEARMPEPGSLPKGGTVYLATADGEGNMVSFIQSNYMGFGSGVVVPGTGIGLQNRGHDFSLDPNHANALAPGKKTYHTIIPGFITKDGQAVGPFGVMGGYMQPQGHVQVAMNMIDFGLNPQAALDAPRWQWIEGKQIEVEHTFPNHIIKELAARGHLMKVAYDGGGFGRGQVIVRNPDTGVLTGGTEMRTDGSIACW; this is translated from the coding sequence ATGTCTTTGCATACATATCCTTATCCATCCCAGCGGATGGCGACGGTGGCGCGCAATGGAATGGTTGCTACGTCACAGCCGCTTGCTGCGCAGGCTGGACTTGATATTCTAAAAAAGGGCGGGAATGCGATTGATGCTGCGATTGCGACAGCGGCATGCCTGACGGTTGTTGAGCCGACTTCTAATGGGATTGGCGGCGACGCGTTCGCGCTTGTTTGGGTAAAAGACAAGCTGTATGGCTTGAATGCGAGCGGCCCTGCGCCACAATCGATTTCGATTGAAAAAGTGAAGGAGCTGGGCCATGAAAAAATGCCATCGCATGGCTGGATTCCGGTCACGGTTCCGGGTGCGCCTTCTGCCTGGGCAGAGCTATCGAAAAAATTCGGGCGGCTGCCGCTTACTGAGGTATTGCAGCCGGCGATTGACTATGCACGAAATGGGTATCCGCTCACTCCTATTCTCGCAAAATATTGGAAGGGTGCATTCAAGGTTTACAAGAACCGCTTCCAGGGAGAGGAATACGAAGAGTGGTTCCGCGTATTTGCTCCTGATGGCAAGGTTCCAGAAGTGGGCGAGATGTGGAAATCGGAGGATCATGCGAACACTCTCCAGGAAATCGCAGAAACAAATGGGGAGAGCTTTTATAGGGGAACCCTGGCTGAAAGAATCGCAGAAGCTTCCGAAAAAGCGGGTGGCTTCCTGATGAAATCCGACCTTGAAAACTATCATCCAGAATGGGTAGAGCCGATCTCTGTTTCATACCGTGGTCATGAGGTCTGGGAAATTCCGCCGAACGGCCAGGGAATCGTTGCCTTGATGGCATTAAATATTTTAAAAGGGTATGAGTTTAGCCATCGTGATGACGGGAACGGAGTCCACCTACAGCTTGAAGCGATGAAGCAGGCGTTCACTGACGGCAAGGAATATGTGTCCGACCCTGTGACAATGCAGGCGAAGGTTGCGGACCTGTTATCGGAGAAGTACGGCGAAGATGCTCGAGCTAAAATCAATGAAGAAGCAAGAATGCCTGAACCTGGTTCGCTTCCTAAAGGCGGGACGGTTTATCTGGCGACTGCTGATGGTGAAGGGAACATGGTTTCTTTTATCCAGAGTAACTACATGGGCTTTGGCTCAGGCGTTGTCGTGCCTGGAACAGGGATCGGCCTGCAGAATCGCGGTCATGATTTCTCGCTTGATCCAAATCATGCGAACGCACTTGCTCCAGGCAAGAAGACATACCATACGATCATCCCTGGTTTCATCACCAAAGACGGTCAGGCAGTCGGCCCGTTCGGCGTGATGGGCGGCTATATGCAGCCACAAGGGCATGTACAGGTGGCGATGAATATGATTGATTTCGGATTGAATCCGCAGGCTGCGCTTGATGCACCGCGCTGGCAGTGGATCGAAGGGAAGCAAATCGAGGTGGAACATACTTTCCCGAACCATATCATCAAGGAGCTTGCAGCACGCGGGCATCTGATGAAGGTAGCGTACGATGGCGGAGGCTTCGGCCGCGGCCAGGTGATTGTCCGCAATCCGGATACTGGCGTATTGACTGGCGGAACGGAAATGAGGACGGACGGCTCAATCGCCTGCTGGTAA
- a CDS encoding sodium:solute symporter family protein, whose protein sequence is MDTQFLVSLSIILATFALYIGIAIYNTAKQTSDFYVASRGVPPIFNGMAIGADWMSAASFIGLAGTIMLLGYDGLAYIMGWTGGYLLLTFLLAPQLRKYGRYTVPEFIGDRYNSHTARVIAAISTIIISFTYSIGQLSGSGVVIGRLFEIDAKLGTMIGVVLIATYAAFGGMKGITWTQVAQYIILIIAYLIPVIFMSLQLTNSALPWLSYGELVGKMGELDRELGISEYFAPFTNGTKWQFLALMFTLMAGTAGLPHVIVRFYTVSTMKAARWSGAWALLFIGLLYLSAPAYAAFSRFILMTKVAGSKISELPAWTKSWVDTGKLQVADGNGDGILQWSELIISNDIVVMATPEIANLGVFVIGLVAAGAMAAALSTAGGLMIAISSAFAHDIYYRVMKPNATEKTRLNVARISIVVATVFAGLVALDPPGAITQIVAWAFALASGTFFPALILGVWWKRSNSQGVIAGMLVGLGVTLAYIFAAKYGGFTILGIIDTGAGVFGASAAILANVIVSLATQAPSQKIQEEVLDLRYPEQMSYKNGEVWMNDDGTKA, encoded by the coding sequence TTGGATACACAATTCTTGGTCTCATTATCTATTATTTTAGCTACATTTGCTTTGTATATCGGGATAGCGATTTACAATACGGCTAAGCAAACGTCTGACTTCTACGTTGCAAGCCGCGGCGTACCGCCAATTTTCAACGGGATGGCGATTGGCGCTGACTGGATGAGTGCCGCTTCCTTCATCGGTCTGGCGGGTACGATTATGCTGCTGGGCTATGATGGCCTCGCTTATATCATGGGCTGGACGGGCGGCTATTTGCTCCTGACTTTCCTGCTTGCGCCACAGCTGCGGAAGTATGGGCGATACACGGTTCCTGAATTTATCGGCGACCGATACAACAGCCACACTGCGCGCGTCATTGCGGCGATCTCAACGATCATCATCAGCTTCACCTATTCGATCGGGCAGCTTTCCGGTTCCGGTGTGGTAATCGGGCGACTGTTCGAAATCGATGCGAAGCTTGGCACGATGATCGGTGTGGTTTTGATCGCAACATATGCTGCTTTCGGCGGTATGAAGGGAATCACCTGGACACAGGTTGCCCAGTATATCATATTGATCATTGCGTACTTGATTCCGGTTATTTTCATGTCATTGCAGCTTACGAACAGCGCGCTTCCGTGGCTTTCTTACGGTGAGCTGGTCGGAAAAATGGGTGAACTTGACCGTGAACTAGGCATTTCTGAATACTTCGCACCATTCACGAACGGCACAAAGTGGCAGTTCCTTGCCCTGATGTTTACATTGATGGCCGGTACGGCGGGGCTTCCGCACGTAATCGTCCGCTTCTATACAGTTTCAACGATGAAAGCTGCTCGCTGGTCAGGTGCATGGGCACTTCTTTTCATCGGCTTGCTTTACCTGTCTGCTCCTGCGTATGCGGCGTTCTCGCGCTTCATCCTAATGACAAAGGTTGCCGGCAGCAAAATCAGCGAGCTTCCTGCCTGGACGAAATCCTGGGTCGATACTGGAAAGCTTCAAGTTGCCGACGGAAATGGCGATGGAATCCTTCAGTGGAGTGAATTGATCATCTCCAACGATATCGTCGTTATGGCGACACCTGAAATCGCTAACCTTGGTGTTTTCGTCATCGGCCTTGTAGCGGCAGGCGCTATGGCTGCGGCCCTTTCTACAGCCGGGGGCTTGATGATTGCGATTTCTTCCGCTTTTGCACATGACATCTACTACCGTGTCATGAAGCCAAATGCTACGGAAAAAACCCGCCTGAATGTGGCGCGTATTTCAATTGTTGTTGCTACAGTATTTGCTGGTCTGGTTGCCCTGGATCCTCCAGGTGCCATCACGCAAATCGTTGCCTGGGCGTTTGCGCTCGCCAGTGGAACATTCTTCCCGGCACTGATCCTTGGTGTATGGTGGAAGCGTTCAAATTCTCAAGGTGTGATTGCAGGTATGCTCGTCGGTCTTGGAGTGACATTGGCATACATTTTCGCGGCAAAATATGGCGGCTTCACGATACTTGGCATCATTGACACCGGTGCTGGAGTATTCGGTGCATCGGCGGCGATTCTTGCAAACGTCATCGTTTCCCTTGCAACTCAGGCTCCATCGCAAAAAATTCAGGAAGAAGTCCTCGACCTTCGCTATCCTGAACAGATGTCATATAAGAACGGTGAAGTTTGGATGAATGATGATGGAACAAAAGCTTAA
- a CDS encoding DUF4212 domain-containing protein, whose amino-acid sequence MKKIDKSVADAYFRERTRNMIIYFAVWFLVSFGAVMIAEPLSEISIGGFPFHYFMGAQGAIVTFIILLFVNAKLSDNIDKKYGIDEEKNVRLSEGKSLDH is encoded by the coding sequence GTGAAGAAAATTGATAAGTCAGTTGCTGACGCGTATTTCCGTGAAAGAACCCGTAACATGATCATTTATTTTGCCGTCTGGTTCCTTGTTTCGTTTGGGGCAGTGATGATCGCAGAGCCGCTAAGCGAGATTTCGATTGGAGGTTTCCCATTCCACTACTTCATGGGAGCGCAGGGGGCGATAGTCACGTTCATTATCCTGCTGTTTGTCAATGCAAAGCTTAGCGATAACATCGACAAGAAGTATGGAATCGATGAGGAGAAGAATGTCCGTTTGAGCGAAGGAAAGAGTCTCGACCATTAG